One stretch of Podospora pseudoanserina strain CBS 124.78 chromosome 4, whole genome shotgun sequence DNA includes these proteins:
- a CDS encoding hypothetical protein (COG:M; EggNog:ENOG503NW9Q) gives MQHLISPGPLPLFGGKSRPQEQEQLLGDVAISDGILQHDLGRKLAGRFVPETKLLEPGVEIRGVLVKLRTEQAWELLQTDVASNLEVLKGKIWSYGYPGTRWDSLFRSDYLHKNRGEEKCEECAGDDGVCMRSIEMTCQQLGCKSLGMSRKAGNFPAEAHGLLDVLFTTPYLDRKNRNPDEVQADPGCGKSALAKHLVEDVIPNTTARKTCYFFFKDDVEDQKTMNSALSCVLHQLYLILRASRAHAPEQNQSMPEFKLHSD, from the exons ATGCAACATTTGATATCACCTGGCCCTCTACCGTTGTTTGGAGGCAAAAGTCGGCCGCAGGAACAGGAACAGCTACTTGGAGATGTGGCCATCAGCGACGGGATACTGCAGCATGACTTGGGGAGAAAGCTTGCCGGTCGGTTCGTGCCGGAGACGAAGCTCCTGGAACCAGGCGTGGAGATACGGGGAGTGCTGGTGAAGTTGCGGACAGAACAGGCATGGGAGCTGCTACAGACAGATGTCGCCAGTAATCTTGAGGTCTTGAAAGGGAAAATCTGGTCTTATGGTTATCCTGGTACGCGTTGGGATTCTCTTTTCAGATCGGACTACCTGCACAAGAATCGCGGTGAAGAGAAGTGTGAAGAGTGtgcaggtgatgatggagtcTGTATGCGGTCGATTGAGATGACTTGTCAACAGCTCGGCTGCAAG AGCCTCGGGATGTCGAGAAAAGCGGGCAATTTCCCGGCTGAGGCTCACGGCCTGTTGGACGTGCTGTTTACAACACCATATCTAGACCGCAAGAATCGTAATCCCGATGAGGTCCAGG CGGACCCTGGGTGTGGGAAATCAGCCCTGGCCAAACAtctggtggaggatgtcatTCCAAACACCACGGCTCGAAAAACCTGTTACTTTTTTTTCAAAGACGATGTTGAGGATCAAAAGACAATGAACAGCGCGCTGAGTTGTGTATTACATCAGCTCTACTTA ATCCTGAGGGCTTCAAGAGCTCATGCGCCTGAACAAAACCAGAGCATGCCCGAATTTAAGCTTCATTCTGACTAG
- a CDS encoding hypothetical protein (COG:S; EggNog:ENOG503PEWV), translating to MAYYACVNRYSVRVDNGTARTVTLSSHDVVGPSDHGVRAINCTIPRLVSGGAQKTQCQQDGRNPNQGVLTLKGSLPTAQGSNFTADVRSSTLLSPAITHDSASIWAWDGGAVKILVGNVATPTLADAIYGYRTDDFGTVENRLQTWDTEIQRQRLQNVATNLAVSITNGLRSIRSDINSTDGADNAFPVVGTVPEVQTFVQVRWVWLTLIVLQLGLALIFFIMTVIATRHLGAQVRKSSVLETSYALHPNGGLGNEGTKTQMVRQHGNMVL from the exons ATGGCTTACTACGCCTGCGTCAACAGATACTCGGTCCGTGTTGACAATGGAACTGCACGCACAGTGACTCTGTCGTCGCATGACGTGGTTGGGCCTTCAGACCACGGTGTGAGAGCAATCAACTGTACGATACCAAGACTGGTCAGTGGAGGGGCACAGAAGACACAGTGTCAGCAGGACGGGAGAAACCCCAACCAAGGGGTGCTCACACTCAAGGGCAGCCTTCCGACAGCTCAGGGTTCAAACTTTACCGCAGATGTGCGGAGTTCGACACTCCTGAGCCCGGCCATCACCCATGATTCAGCTAGTATCTGGGcctgggatggtggtgcggTGAAGATTCTGGTGGGAAATGTCGCAACCCCAACGCTTGCTGATGCCATATACGGATACAGAACCGATGACTTTGGAACAGTCGAAAATCGGTTGCAGACCTGGGATACCGAAATCCAACGACAGAGGCTGCAAAATGTGGCCACCAATTTGGCGGTAAGCATAACCAATGG CCTTCGCTCTATCAGATCTGATATCAATTCGACCGATGGGGCGGATAATGCTTTCCCGGTGGTTGGCACTGTCCCTGAGGTGCAAACATTTGTGCAGGTGCGCTGGGTGTGGTTGACCCTCATCGTTTTGCAGCTTGGCCTCGCTCTGATATTCTTCATCATGACCGTGATTGCGACCCGTCATCTTGGTGCTCAAGTTCGCAAGAGCTCGGTGCTTGAGACATCGTATGCGCTTCACCCCAATGGCGGGCTTGGAAACGAGGGGACAAAAACTCAGATGGTTCGACAACACGGCAATATGGTATTGTGA
- a CDS encoding hypothetical protein (COG:O; EggNog:ENOG503P1HC): MEKHSIGPENTRIRKLVEDGNPITCCTLHVVLYVTYLNIGVDGPSKLLRHCPKTRLGARSTTGPICPSSSTCFKTEAASSASPTTRRRTQPSPSTSTSPSSSRTVNPLRAATSCTCISGAALQISQLARTYTRLFVPSRVSSKPRPRWKFFQPNRFLRGEDEVEMKLYEASNRGWIQSWAEMDV, encoded by the exons ATGGAAAAGCACTCAATCGGGCCGGAGAATACTCGAATCCGGAagctggttgaggatggcaacCCAATAACCTGTTGCACCCTTCACGTAGTCTTATATGTCACCTACCTCAACATCGGGGTTGATGgcccctccaagctcttAAGACATTGCCCAAAAACCAGGCTTGGGGCCAGGTCCACCACCGG GCCCATTTGTCCATCCTCAAGCACATGCTTCAAGACGGAGGCGGCGTCATCCGCATCTCCCACAACACGTAGGAGGACTCAACCGtcaccatccacctcgacctcACCAAGTTCGTCTCGCACGGTAAACCCGCTGCGGGCCGCTACCTCTTGCACCTGCATATCTGGCGCTGCGCTCCAAATTTCTCAGCTCGCAAGGACTTATACGAGGCTCTTTGTGCCGTCGAGGGTGAGTTCGAAACCGAGACCCAGATGGAAGTTTTTCCAGCCCAACAGGTTCCTTcggggcgaggacgaggtcgagATGAAGTTGTATGAGGCCAGCAATAGGGGGTGGATCCAGTCCTGGGCCGAGATGGATGTGTGA
- a CDS encoding hypothetical protein (COG:S; EggNog:ENOG503NXJR), with protein MEPAHHQHQQSGDPSPRKSASVTPQTLNSTQLHALLDILTHHETYTEVESFKHPATISGYGYPFAQRTKNDSTSAPTYATDSSSPLLAGVLRTIVLSFPGIRDLPPEFWHQKFQGILEKLAEANLSESYDKGSLGARKTLATAASSIHEVVSRGILGGLEQGEKRDLKGNYDRSQAEVLERAWEDAVHELLYGNLIDELFRCAAEQKSLEEHSSGVQAAVDYIIIHLATLLHHVFVLTPEGPYLLKLMENVHKLLPYSMVKQTLRIGNAATMIHGMMRLLLAKVGVGALSNWVGLTQDADDGMNLLQKIISMVLSWDNTESRKTIDKIEKTRGQLALSKCQLDAIKVHVDKPREEHDEARNHSISTPETMVVTILRRSNPSLLKNLTEEQHAQYLEYFSTLLMIRDREEIPNVLCRQQPDLLTKAVRDLVAAFEPFIRVLHEHVDLREHVAAVEGFIGDFINIGKAKPKNGNGFLSSWTSGSPKNDTEARTPSVEDYVILLRRNRQLLYNFLHQVASQCPYLTNDFRVWCNSTIKVFQQHQRPPSEHEQSTKSPDSSKSRKRPGGAGAVSSNLQHLFSSLPSSTRERILPSINAHASYLSSLENLSRKRMQTILDNLPPDDPPSFPRPTSSLSNSGWSTPLSWGWSGGGGDSRKPSPPPTTTTTTTTTGNTMPLKQSYAGPGMFLSRWQQLLDDTVIGPATLDGKLRSGRDVKGQLAMGKTGVMKEGGLDPAKLVRMAEEEAPRAPDVKVVVEALGGEFKGLVGDILKENGRFAVGVDRVGERHDCGRVRHRDRVEV; from the exons ATGGAGCCggcccatcaccaacaccagcaatCTGGCGACCCAAGTCCACGGAAGTCGGCCTCCGTAACCCCCCAAACTTTGAACTCGACCCAGCTGCACGCGCTCTTGGACATCCTCACCCATCACGAGACATATACAGAGGTCGAAAGCTTCAAGCACCCTGCCACCATTTCAGGGTATGGATATCCCTTTGCCCAACGCACTAAGAATGACAGCACTAGCGCACCGACATATGCCACCGACTCGTCGTCACCTTTACTAGCCGGAGTGCTCCGGACCATCGTTTTGTCATTTCCGGGAATTCGGGATCTGCCGCCAGAGTTTTGGCACCAAAAGTTTCAAGGCATCTTGGAAAAGCTTGCAGAGGCGAATCTTTCCGAGAGCTACGACAAGGGGTCGCTGGGTGCTAGGAAGACTTTGGCCACTGCTGCGTCGTCGATTCACGAAGTTGTTTCCCGGGGGATACTCGGAGGTCTTGAAcaaggagagaagagagatcTCAAGGGCAACTATGACCGATCACAAGCGGAGGTTCTTGAGCGGGCATGGGAGGATGCTGTGCATGAGTTGCTGTATGGGAATCTGATTGATGAACTGTTTCGCTGCGCTGCTGAGCAGAAGAGTCTGGAGGAACACTCGTCTGGTGTTCAAGCTGCAGTGGACTACATCATTATCCA TCTGGCAACACTGCTACATCATGTCTTCGTCCTGACCCCTGAGGGACCATATCTGCTCAAACTCATGGAAAATGTGCATAAGTTGCTACCTTATTCCATGGTTAAGCAGACTCTGCGCATAGGAAATGCCGCCACCATGATTCACGGCATGATGCGACTTTTGCTGGCCAAAGTGGGCGTCGGTGCACTTTCTAACTGGGTTGGACTCACCCAAGATGCGGATGATGGCATGAATCTGTTACAAAA GATCATCTCAATGGTTCTCTCTTGGGATAACACCGAGTCAAGAAAAACCATTGACAAGATTGAAAAGACCAGAGGTCAACTTGCCTTGTCCAAGTGCCAACTTGATGCGATCAAAGTTCATGTTGACAAACCAAGGGAGGAGCACGACGAGGCCCGCAATCACAGCATAAGCACCCCAGAAACAATGGTGGTGACTATTCTAAGGAGGTCCAATCCTAGTTTGCTGAAGAACCTCACAGAAGAACAACACGCCCAGTATCTTGAATACTTCTCTACGTTGCTCATGATCAGAGACCGCGAGGAAATTCCAAATGTACTCTGCCGTCAGCAACCAGATCTTTTAACCAAAGCAGTCAGGGATCTTGTGGCTGCGTTTGAGCCGTTTATTCGCGTCCTGCATGAACACGTTGATCTGCGGGAGCATGTAGCGGCTGTTGAGGGATTCATTGGCGATTTTATCAACATCGGCAAGGCGAAACCAAAGAACGGGAACGGCTTCCTCAGCAGCTGGACCAGTGGTTCCCCCAAAAACGATACTGAGGCCCGGACGCCGTCAGTGGAGGATTATGTCATTCTTCTACGAAGAAACAGGCAGTTGTTGTACAATTTCCTGCATCAAGTGGCCAGCCAGTGCCCCTATCTCACCAACGACTTTCGAGTATGGTGTAACAGCACTATCAAAGTGTTTCAGCAGCACCAGCGACCGCCATCAGAACATGAGCAATCAACAAAGTCACCAGACTCGTCAAAATCAAGGAAACGTCCTGGAGGTGCAGGCGCAGTGAGTAGTAACCTCCAGCACCTCTTTAGCTCCCTGCCTTCTTCGACAAGAGAACGCATCCTTCCCAGCATCAACGCGCATGCGTCATATCTCTCTTCTTTGGAGAATCTTTCGAGAAAACGGATGCAGACAATCTTGGATAATTTACCACCGGACGACCCACCTTCTTTTCCGCGACCGACTTCTTCCTTGAGCAACAGTGGGTGGTCAACGCCGCTGTCTTGGGGGTGGtcaggcggcggtggtgattcCCGGAAACCAAGCCCGCcacccacaacaacaacaacaacaacaacaacagggaACACAATGCCGTTGAAACAGTCTTATGCCGGACCGGGAATGTTTCTCTCGAGATGGCAGCAATTGTTAGATGATACGGTTATTGGACCCGCAACGTTGGATGGGAAGTtaaggagtgggagggatgTCAAAGGGCAGTTGGCGATGGGGAAAACAGGGGTGATGAAAGAGGGAGGGCTGGATCCAGCGAagttggtgaggatggcggaggaggaggcgccgaGGGCTCCGGATgtcaaggtggtggttgaggctTTGGGTGGGGAGTTTaaagggttggtgggggataTTTTGAAGGAGAATGGGAGGTTtgcggttggggttgatagggttggggagagacATGATTGTGGGAGGGTGAGGCATAGGGATAGAGTAGAGGTTTAG
- the LMCO1,AO1 gene encoding Ascorbate oxidase (AO)-like protein (EggNog:ENOG503NVC3; CAZy:AA1; COG:Q) produces the protein MKTATISSLWLGSWLQAALAEMVTHDHNFHPDHILRVTEAQVPLSCESRTDILVNGTSPGPALHILPGTSSWIRVYNDMPDQNLTMHWHGLTQRMAPFADGTPLASQWPIPPGHFFDYEIATNNDDAGTYFYHSHVDIQAISCTGPLIVDDCGSSPYHYDDERILHFQDFFQKSDQEMMSDVTKGPFKWAGEIHGVLLNGKGVATGQQASIGPSGGGRGFFGGRLGGRPDGFGGNFRHHSGDYDDQSDSKGCDSKSDDTSSDDSNQSQVEITAGCTLPVIDVEPGKTYRFRFIGANGLSFLTMGLEDHDDLTIIQVDGSEYNAPVKTDRLNIGAGQRFDVLFKAKTIEELEKNGNKSTFYLQFETLERPEPYTGYGVVRYDQSTPIPTAPANKVLDLPRDPTNWMEYTFTSLFPEQNEAPSASEVTRRIIIDAEQKQENATGKVVWELAHLSWTEHTYTSPLLVDIYQHGDAALPNWEAAQSNWGWDPKTKSFPCKLGEVIEIVFQNTGSELGGIVETHPFHAHSKHYYDIGSGPGKYDAEANNKKLEQTGYKAVRRDTTMLYRYGEQVGVGEPAGWRAWRLKITDAGVWMIHCHILSHMMMGMQSVWTMGDAEQIRKLPPTAISGYMTYGGSVYGNSTHAPRLYQYFNGTNQCRPVEKKERIRVY, from the exons ATGAAAACAGCCACAATATCCTCCCTCTGGTTAGGGAGCTGGCTTCAGGCCGCCTTGGCTGAGATGGTCACTCACGATCACAACTTCCACCCAGATCATATTCTCAGAGTCACAGAGGCTCAGGTGCCACTGTCATGCGAGAGTCGAACAGATATCCTCGTCAACGGAACGTCTCCAGGCCCCGCTCTTCACATCCTGCCTGGGACGAGCAGTTGGATCAGGGTTTACAATGATATGCCTGACCAAAATCTGACCATG CATTGGCATGGCCTGACACAGAGAATGGCCCCCTTCGCTGATGGAACGCCTCTCGCCTCTCAGTGGCCCATTCCTCCAGGGCACTTCTTCGACTATGAGATTGCAACCAACAATGATGACGCCGGCACTTACTTCTACCACTCCCACGTCGATATACAGGCCATCAGCTGTACAGGCCCCTTGATCGTTGACGACTGTGGAAGCTCGCCTTACCACTATGATGACGAGCGCATCCTTCACTTCCAGGACTTCTTCCAAAAGTCAGATCAAGAGATGATGAGCGATGTTACTAAAGGCCCTTTCAAATGGGCTGGTGAAATCCACGGCGTTCTTCTCAATGGAAAGGGCGTTGCCACCGGCCAACAAGCCTCCATTGGCCCGTCCGGCGGAGGCAGAGGTTTCTTCGGTGGTCGCCTCGGTGGTCGTCCTGATGGTTTCGGTGGCAACTTCCGTCACCACAGCGGTGATTATGATGACCAGAGCGACAGCAAGGGCTGTGACTCCAAGTCTGATGATACTAGCAGTGATGACTCCAACCAATCTCAAGTCGAAATCACCGCCGGCTGTACCCTCCCCGTCATTGACGTCGAGCCTGGCAAGACCTACCGCTTCCGCTTCATCGGCGCCAATggcctttcttttcttaccATGGGCCTCGAGGACCACGACGACCTCACGATCATCCAAGTCGACGGCAGCGAGTACAACGCCCCCGTCAAGACCGACCGCCTCAACATAGGCGCCGGACAGCGCTTCGACGTCCTCTTCAAGGCCAAGACCATCGAAGAGCTCGAGAAAAACGGGAACAAATCCACCTTTTACCTCCAGTTCGAGACCCTCGAGCGTCCCGAGCCCTACACTGGCTACGGCGTGGTCCGGTACGACCAATCCACGCCCATCCCCACAGCCCCGGCCAATAAGGTCCTCGACTTGCCAAGAGATCCCACCAACTGGATGGAATAcaccttcacctccctcttccctgAGCAGAACGAAGCCCCTTCCGCCTCTGAAGTCACCCgccgcatcatcatcgacgccgagcaaaagcaagaaaaCGCCACCGGCAAGGTCGTCTGGGAGCTGGCTCACCTTTCCTGGACCGAGCACACCTACACCAGCCCCTTGCTCGTCGACATCTACCAGCACGGCGACGCCGCCCTCCCCAACTGGGAAGCCGCCCAATCCAACTGGGGCTGGGACCCCAAGACAAAGTCCTTCCCCTGCAAGCTCGGCGAAGTCATCGAGATCGTCTTCCAAAACACGGGCTCTGAACTCGGCGGCATCGTTGaaacccaccccttccacgCTCACTCCAAGCATTACTATGATATCGGCTCCGGCCCCGGCAAGTACGATGCCGAGGCGAATAACAAGAAGCTTGAGCAGACGGGTTACAAGGCTGTCAGGCGGGACACGACGATGCTGTACCGATATGGCGAGCaggtcggtgttggtgagccGGCTGGGTGGAGGGCATGGAGGCTCAAGATTACGGACGCGGGGGTCTGGATGATTCACTGCCATATTCTTTCGcacatgatgatggggatgcaGTCGGTTTGGACGATGGGGGATGCGGAGCAGATTCGGAAGCTGCCGCCGACGGCGATTTCGGGGTATATGACTTATGGGGGGAGCGTGTATGGGAATTCGACACATGCGCCGAGGCTGTACCAGTATTTTAATGGGACGAATCAGTGTAGGCccgtggagaagaaggagaggatcAGGGTCTATTAA
- a CDS encoding hypothetical protein (EggNog:ENOG503P58W), translating into MHHQTLLPILALALGAAAKTDIGGCVSTKVPYMTQDTLVYSSLLWYLPDTGEICEILDCGGGRAPPKTNVPGCGNYAGTEEYKPRFWTGFNAEPTTTSVVAKPTTEVKTATTGVEATTTKKSEVPVETGAVGNEEEETEAPKPTTLVTVSTSADGSAVTRTVEEVVESTEGAGAEGAQDGGDAEGERSSSSGSSTSVSTAGAAPTGVVMMGVVAGVAAGMAFVA; encoded by the exons AtgcaccaccaaaccctcctccccatcctggccctcgccctcggcgcAGCAGCCAAAACTGACATCGGAGGCTGCGTCTCTACCAAGGTCCCCTACATGACGCAGGATACGTTGGTTTACAG CTCCCTCCTCTGGTACCTCCCCGACACAGGCGAAATCTGCGAAATCCTCgactgcggcggcggccgcGCACCCCCAAAGACCAACGTCCCTGGTTGTGGGAACTATGCCGGGACAGAGGAGTACAAGCCGAGGTTCTGGACTGGGTTCAACGCTGAGCCGACTACTACTAGTGTGGTTGCGAAGCCGACGACGGAGGTGAAGACTGCGACGACGGGTGTGGAGGCGACGACTACGAAGAAGAGTGAGGTGCCGGTTGAGACGGGGGCTGTTGGaaatgaggaggaggagacggaggcACCGAAGCCGACGACGTTGGTTACTGTTTCGACTAGTGCTGATGGGAGTGCTGTGAcgaggacggtggaggaggttgtggagagTACTGAGGGGGCGGGTGCTGAGGGGGCGCaggatgggggtgatgctgAGGGTgagaggagcagcagcagtggcagtAGTACTTCGGTTTCGACTGCGGGTGCGGCGCcgacgggggtggtgatgatgggagttGTGGCTGGTGTTGCGGCGGGGATGGCTTTTGTTGCCTAG
- a CDS encoding hypothetical protein (EggNog:ENOG503P2CZ), translating to MASDSDQSSQIMVNGIPYEDRLMVDGPSTPLDDDTVIPMSQQSIPATEMPNSPLHHTTASFRSDSTDDLAVPAVIPSSLTPPPSSQVPGVAAAAPFNVQAFNGSSQLTGIVSPPETGLAAVKREDGVPGYMTPTQEQISEASPETLRRMLQSLVAEHAQVKMQAAHHRMQNVLLTFQAQEDANRAQVEHELTRREVDVLQKAESARQARREISTATETAQARYMKLEEMYKELVEENKALNQRLRGARKVLEERADQITSLQEDREVMLNRIRENREHFHILCSPGGMFHGALTPKVTQVQSPQQQRATPRQTPRSAQKEVHHRGRGHNLADLLEALSQDNNSAPSTPITGHRPRAAVGPKHTRNVQSMSSLPTTPVRFRGDNGGLLPSVDLVPQTEPPQRFPRFLAHTPTAPKSAEREQRRSRESTISADDNEELARQALRSITTAAPFAPRASVSSQRSRGSQRVQDGEEVEEEEIYESQASQAASEMLRWDPRESFEVAASVQNSRDGTPAAADKSAKLQAKLFGPLNKSGGALAGGGKRKLGELERTMDVYAVGGVKSKKLRDGRVGLGIQYSQESA from the coding sequence atgGCGTCGGACTCGGACCAGTCCTCGCAGATCATGGTGAATGGCATTCCCTATGAAGATCGCCTCATGGTCGATGGACCTAGCACGCCCCTCGACGACGATACAGTCATCCCCATGTCGCAGCAGAGCATCCCGGCTACCGAGATGCCCAACTCCCCGCTGCACCACACTACAGCGTCTTTCCGATCTGACAGCACCGACGATCTTGCCGTACCCGCCGTTATTCCCTCGTCTctcaccccacccccctcctcacaagTACCTGGCgtcgccgctgccgctcCCTTCAACGTCCAGGCCTTCAATGGATCTTCACAGCTCACTGGCATCGTCTCGCCCCCAGAAACCGGCCTGGCAGCAGTCAAGAGAGAAGATGGCGTGCCTGGATACATGACACCAACGCAGGAACAAATTTCAGAGGCATCCCCCGAGACCCTTCGTCGCATGCTCCAGAGCCTGGTGGCCGAACACGCTCAGGTCAAGATGCAGgcagcccaccaccgcatGCAGAACGTGCTGCTCACATTCCAGGCCCAAGAAGATGCGAACCGAGCGCAAGTCGAGCACGAGCTCACCAGACGGGAGGTGGACGTTTTGCAAAAGGCCGAATCAGCTCGGCAAGCCCGGCGCGAAATCAGCACAGCGACCGAAACCGCACAGGCGCGGTACATGAAGCTCGAGGAGATGTACAAGGAGTTGGTAGAGGAAAACAAGGCGCTCAACCAGCGGCTTAGGGGCGCCAGGAAGGTTTTGGAAGAGCGCGCCGACCAGATTACCAGCTTACAGGAGGATCGGGAGGTCATGCTCAACCGCATCCGGGAGAACCGTGAACACTTTCATATCCTCTGTAGTCCTGGGGGTATGTTCCATGGGGCTCTGACGCCCAAGGTCACACAGGTGCAGAgccctcaacagcagcgggCTACACCGCGACAAACGCCTAGGTCAGCACAGAAGGAGGTCCATCATCGGGGCCGTGGTCACAATTTGGCCGATCTGCTTGAAGCACTCAGCCAGGATAACAACAGCGCGCCATCGACGCCAATCACTGGTCACCGCCCACGGGCCGCCGTAGGACCTAAGCACACTCGAAACGTACAGTCCATGTCTTCCCTCCCTACCACGCCGGTGCGATTTCGCGGTGATAACGGAGGATTATTACCATCAGTCGACCTAGTTCCCCAGACCGAACCACCACAGCGATTTCCTCGATTTTTGGCCCACACTCCCACCGCACCCAAGAGTGCTGAGCGTGAGCAACGCAGGAGTAGGGAGTCGACCATCTCGGCGGATGATAACGAGGAGTTGGCACGGCAAGCACTGAGGTCCATTACTACTGCGGCACCATTTGCCCCCCGTGCGTCTGTCAGCTCGCAGCGGTCTCGCGGGTCACAGAGGGTacaagatggggaggaggtggaagaggaggagatttaTGAGAGTCAGGCCAGCCAGGCCGCGTCGGAGATGTTGAGGTGGGATCCGAGGGAGAGCTTCGAGGTTGCGGCTTCGGTACAAAACTCACGAGATGGGACGCCAGCCGCGGCGGATAAGAGCGCGAAGCTTCAGGCGAAGCTGTTTGGGCCATTGAATAAGAGCGGTGGTGCTTTggccgggggtgggaagaggaagcttGGTGAGCTTGAGCGGACTATGGATGTCTATGCCGTCGGTGGTGtcaaaagcaaaaagttgagagatggaagggttgggctggggaTACAGTACAGCCAGGAGTCGGCTTGA